Proteins encoded by one window of Vampirovibrionales bacterium:
- the pseI gene encoding pseudaminic acid synthase: MTSSDLPNLPSDAILIGDRAIGLGHPPWIIAEMSGNHNQSLDRALALVDAAAQAGAHALKIQTYTAETMTLAKREGAFFIENPNSLWQGRSLYELYQAAYTPWEWHEAIFERCRQRGIICFSSPFDASAVDFLESFNPPCYKIASFENIDLPLIRKVAATGRPLIMSTGMATAAELDEAVRAARDAGCRSLILLKCVSAYPAPPENANLRTIPHLRVLFGVEVGLSDHTLGVGVALAAVALGASVIEKHFTLSRADGGVDAAFSMEPEELRLLATESARAWQSLGRVAYGPQGAEAESLVFRRSLYIARDMAAGETLTTENLRCVRPGDGLPPKYYDRLLGRRVVRAVSQGEPLSWDLLLS; the protein is encoded by the coding sequence ATGACTTCCTCCGATTTGCCAAACCTGCCTTCTGACGCGATTCTTATCGGCGATCGCGCGATTGGTCTGGGGCATCCGCCGTGGATAATTGCGGAAATGTCTGGCAATCATAATCAATCGCTGGATCGGGCGCTTGCGCTCGTTGATGCGGCGGCGCAAGCGGGCGCGCATGCGCTTAAAATCCAGACCTATACGGCTGAAACCATGACGCTGGCGAAACGCGAGGGCGCGTTTTTTATTGAGAACCCCAATAGCCTGTGGCAGGGGCGCTCGCTGTATGAGTTATATCAAGCCGCCTACACGCCGTGGGAGTGGCATGAAGCAATTTTCGAGCGCTGCCGTCAACGCGGGATCATCTGTTTCAGTTCGCCGTTTGACGCCTCGGCAGTCGACTTCCTCGAGTCTTTTAATCCGCCGTGCTATAAAATTGCTTCGTTTGAAAATATTGATTTGCCACTGATTCGCAAGGTCGCGGCGACGGGTCGTCCGCTAATTATGTCGACCGGCATGGCCACGGCGGCCGAATTGGACGAAGCGGTCCGCGCCGCCCGCGATGCCGGATGCCGATCGTTGATTCTGCTCAAATGCGTCAGCGCCTACCCCGCGCCGCCAGAAAACGCTAACTTGCGCACGATTCCGCATTTAAGAGTGCTTTTTGGCGTGGAGGTCGGCCTGTCGGATCATACGCTGGGCGTCGGGGTGGCGCTGGCTGCGGTGGCGCTGGGGGCGAGCGTGATTGAAAAACATTTCACGCTGAGTCGTGCGGATGGCGGCGTCGATGCGGCGTTTTCCATGGAGCCTGAGGAGCTGCGCCTTTTGGCGACGGAATCCGCGCGCGCCTGGCAATCGCTGGGCCGTGTCGCTTACGGGCCACAGGGAGCAGAGGCGGAGTCTCTGGTTTTTCGTCGCTCGCTGTATATTGCGCGTGATATGGCCGCCGGAGAAACCTTGACGACCGAAAATCTGCGCTGCGTGCGTCCCGGCGACGGTTTGCCTCCTAAATATTATGATCGCCTGTTGGGACGCCGCGTCGTGCGCGCCGTCTCCCAGGGCGAGCCCTTGAGCTGGGATTTGCTTTTGTCCTGA
- a CDS encoding SAM-dependent methyltransferase: protein MNETLCAQQHAHSFRDPDGFIFTAGADLYRQINHSGKPAYDQLISSGLYQALIEDGSLISHEEIHASRALDAQSAYKVIAPQKIPFISYPYEWSFGQLQDAALLTLHLQKTALSHQMTLKDCSAYNVQFHRGRPVFIDTLSFEPYVEGTPWTPYRQFCQHFLAPLALMSFTDIRLSQLLRLYIDGVPLDLASKLLPFKTRFNFSLQTHIHFHASAQKKHETTSSAPSPKSGSGRVSRLALMGLIDNLESAARGLRWAPKGTEWGDYYENTNYSDAAFDAKKSAVDTFLTQLDAQTVWDMGANCGEFSRVASQRGIPVVSFDIDPAAVEKNYRQVKREGDPLILPLTMDLTNPSPAIGWANQERDALAQRGPTDTVLALALIHHLAISNNLPLKQIARFFASLCQKLIIEFVPKNDSQAQRLLSSRKDIFGEYDEPHFIEAFNQEFEIIASTPIAGSQRTLFAMRARAR from the coding sequence ATGAACGAGACGCTCTGCGCACAACAACATGCGCACTCTTTTCGAGACCCGGACGGATTTATTTTTACCGCAGGCGCGGATTTGTACCGTCAAATCAACCACAGCGGCAAGCCTGCTTACGACCAATTAATAAGCTCCGGGTTATATCAGGCGTTGATTGAAGACGGCAGCCTTATTTCGCATGAGGAAATCCACGCTTCACGCGCGCTGGATGCTCAGTCGGCGTATAAGGTTATCGCGCCGCAGAAAATTCCTTTTATTTCGTATCCTTACGAATGGTCCTTTGGCCAGCTTCAAGATGCCGCCTTACTGACGCTGCATCTTCAAAAAACAGCCCTTTCTCACCAGATGACCCTCAAGGATTGCAGCGCCTATAACGTGCAATTCCATCGCGGGAGGCCTGTCTTTATTGACACGCTGTCGTTTGAGCCTTACGTGGAAGGGACGCCGTGGACGCCCTATCGGCAGTTTTGCCAGCATTTTCTAGCGCCTCTGGCATTGATGAGTTTCACTGACATTCGCCTGTCGCAATTATTGCGCTTATACATTGATGGCGTTCCGCTGGACTTGGCCAGCAAACTCCTGCCCTTTAAGACCCGTTTCAATTTTTCGCTACAAACGCACATTCATTTCCATGCCAGCGCGCAAAAAAAACATGAAACCACCTCAAGCGCGCCATCGCCCAAGTCCGGGAGCGGACGGGTGTCCAGACTGGCCTTGATGGGATTGATTGACAATCTTGAGAGCGCCGCGCGCGGACTGCGCTGGGCCCCAAAAGGCACCGAATGGGGCGATTATTATGAGAATACCAATTATTCTGACGCGGCGTTTGACGCGAAAAAATCGGCCGTCGATACGTTTTTAACGCAACTCGACGCGCAGACGGTTTGGGATATGGGCGCCAATTGCGGCGAGTTTAGCCGGGTAGCAAGCCAGCGCGGCATCCCGGTTGTGTCGTTCGATATTGATCCCGCGGCGGTTGAAAAGAATTATCGACAGGTCAAGCGCGAAGGGGATCCCTTGATCCTGCCCCTCACAATGGATTTAACCAATCCGAGTCCCGCCATTGGCTGGGCGAATCAGGAACGTGACGCTCTGGCGCAGCGCGGGCCGACGGATACGGTATTGGCGTTGGCGCTGATTCATCATCTGGCGATTTCCAATAATTTACCGCTCAAACAGATTGCCCGCTTTTTTGCAAGCCTATGCCAAAAATTGATCATTGAATTCGTTCCAAAAAACGATTCACAGGCGCAGCGCCTGCTGTCTAGCCGAAAGGATATTTTTGGCGAGTACGACGAGCCTCATTTTATCGAGGCGTTTAACCAGGAATTCGAGATTATCGCCTCGACGCCGATTGCGGGTTCTCAACGCACGCTGTTCGCCATGCGAGCGCGAGCGCGATAA
- a CDS encoding GNAT family N-acetyltransferase, producing the protein MNSPFLTGARVYLRPLLEKDAQGPYPAWLNDADVCRHNGHHVFAYAPDQAAAYIRRVNDDPATLALAICLREDDCHVGNIALSRIDWISRQADFAILMGDKTKWGKGYAREASLLICRHGFDAMNLRRITCGTSEENEAMQKLALSLGMTLEGRRRQAHYKNGRYADLLEYGLLREEFNAQSD; encoded by the coding sequence ATGAACTCGCCTTTTTTAACGGGAGCGCGCGTCTATCTGCGTCCTCTGCTCGAAAAAGACGCCCAAGGCCCTTACCCAGCCTGGCTGAATGACGCGGACGTCTGCCGACACAATGGTCATCATGTATTCGCTTATGCGCCGGATCAGGCGGCTGCTTATATTCGGCGCGTGAATGACGATCCGGCGACGCTGGCATTGGCGATTTGCCTGCGAGAAGACGATTGCCATGTGGGTAATATCGCGTTGAGTCGCATCGACTGGATTTCTCGTCAGGCCGATTTCGCGATTTTAATGGGTGATAAAACAAAGTGGGGAAAGGGCTATGCCCGTGAGGCCTCCCTGTTAATCTGTCGTCATGGGTTCGATGCGATGAATTTACGTCGAATTACTTGCGGCACGTCTGAAGAAAACGAAGCCATGCAAAAACTGGCGCTCTCGTTGGGAATGACGCTTGAGGGACGCCGTCGACAAGCGCATTACAAAAATGGTCGTTATGCCGATCTGCTGGAATACGGCTTGCTGCGAGAAGAGTTCAATGCCCAGTCCGACTAG
- a CDS encoding Gfo/Idh/MocA family oxidoreductase — MEQAPEAILNVLIIGAGQIGAFYDTPQDVAILTHAHAFTADPRFRLVGFYDAQPSRSQQAQARWGGQAFSSVAAAFQNQAIDIACITAPDEVHAELLQKLATYPVQLVFCEKPLATDLNQADRILSLYQQQSIALAVNYTRRYVPQLQTLRRNIQTGRYGDFIGGCGMYGKGLLHNGSHLLDLVQFFVGTLSPVADHKSIGETIYDYTESDPSVSALLESTRQKQFYLKAIDSRLYTLMEIDLMFERGRIRLSECCRQLEIFDIAPDPLFAGYQGLRPTSCEMTDYTRALAFAADNLYQALRHGAPLLCSGRDALQTLKLCKSLI, encoded by the coding sequence ATGGAACAGGCGCCAGAAGCAATTCTAAACGTCTTGATTATCGGGGCCGGGCAGATCGGCGCGTTTTATGACACGCCGCAAGACGTCGCTATTTTAACGCACGCGCATGCCTTTACGGCGGATCCGCGGTTTCGTCTGGTCGGGTTTTACGATGCGCAACCGTCTCGATCTCAACAGGCGCAAGCGCGCTGGGGCGGACAGGCGTTTTCCAGCGTTGCAGCGGCGTTCCAGAACCAGGCTATTGATATTGCCTGCATTACCGCGCCAGACGAGGTTCACGCCGAACTGCTGCAAAAATTGGCCACTTATCCCGTTCAACTGGTTTTTTGCGAAAAACCGCTGGCGACAGATTTAAATCAGGCGGATCGTATTCTCTCGCTTTATCAACAGCAATCGATTGCGTTGGCGGTTAATTATACGCGTCGTTATGTACCACAGCTTCAAACCCTCAGGCGCAACATTCAGACCGGACGCTATGGCGATTTTATAGGCGGCTGCGGCATGTATGGTAAAGGCTTGCTGCATAATGGATCGCATTTACTGGATTTGGTTCAATTTTTTGTGGGGACGCTGAGTCCGGTGGCAGACCATAAGAGCATAGGCGAGACAATCTACGATTATACAGAATCGGATCCCAGCGTAAGCGCTCTTTTAGAAAGCACTCGTCAGAAACAATTTTATTTGAAAGCGATTGATTCTCGCCTATATACTCTGATGGAAATCGATCTGATGTTTGAGCGCGGCAGGATCCGTCTAAGCGAGTGCTGCCGTCAGCTTGAAATTTTTGACATCGCGCCGGATCCCCTGTTCGCCGGCTATCAGGGACTGCGCCCAACCTCGTGCGAGATGACGGATTATACCCGCGCGCTCGCCTTCGCCGCCGACAATTTATATCAGGCGCTGCGTCATGGCGCGCCGCTGCTTTGCTCGGGACGCGACGCGCTGCAAACTCTAAAGCTTTGTAAATCGTTGATTTAA
- a CDS encoding sulfatase-like hydrolase/transferase gives MRFSFNRDTWLDNLALVALSAFAITQPILGLLGDQPGFIAANRLDFTDIVLLASVLSLGIPLVLILLKSLSGVLGGERLQKALHSFFMVGLIALVVMPILLGFFKSWDLFLIPIALLAGFLLTQAYWKHSSFRSFLRFLSPAALIFPVVFLFFSKATPLLFARPTGYSNPHVSDAMLHQAHPPVIVLILDELPVNSLLDRSGQLDAARYPNFHEFANRATWYKNTYTVGGSTLWAVPSILSGQMPFSDPTPSKGHLSVNLFTLLSKTHQFQNVIEKHTSLCPQYLCEQKRKKPFKKLLSSLKDLYFVYSHIISPPALAASLPDVSNNWGDFAAQEGHQQGDNTQAHIRPVDPDQPPPESTTSHSHDGATVVAPPKNRFQDVLGLKSHRGFKKIVVNHKRMLFERFLNRMTPMKAGDKPPLYFMHILFPHVPYNYTPSGHYYETGYHKYFTKWEDDREIYYDYQRHLMQLGAADVWLGQFISRLKALDLYDQSIIMLVADHGASWKGIGHERRMLLPGNYEDILPVPLLIHAPGQRQGRIVDRPALTIDILPTLAQMARLPLPGPVQGKSLLSQDYRPPTSVRIVDNLGEKWYTFPLPSAQQRTASLQRKINWFGDGSTDRLYDSGPHHDFIKKPVSALRAPMASGLAFRLAAPEQFLQVDVSSGLVPSHLMGEIISTGAQKLPSDLLVAVNDSVWCSYPLIKPMGSGRLFACTLPEQSFKQGDNRIRVFSVNYAATQPVIQEIPLKDSPEASRR, from the coding sequence ATGCGTTTCTCTTTTAACCGGGATACCTGGCTGGATAATCTGGCGCTGGTGGCTTTAAGCGCTTTTGCGATCACGCAGCCGATCCTGGGTCTTTTGGGCGATCAGCCGGGCTTTATTGCCGCCAACCGTCTGGATTTTACGGATATTGTACTACTGGCATCGGTTCTGTCGCTAGGAATCCCGCTGGTTTTGATTCTATTGAAATCTTTGTCCGGCGTACTGGGAGGAGAGCGCCTTCAAAAGGCGCTTCACAGCTTCTTTATGGTCGGATTAATTGCGCTTGTCGTGATGCCAATTTTGCTGGGATTCTTCAAATCTTGGGATTTATTTCTCATTCCAATCGCTTTATTGGCGGGGTTTTTACTGACGCAGGCGTATTGGAAACATTCCTCTTTTCGATCGTTTTTACGCTTTCTCTCACCTGCCGCGCTGATTTTTCCTGTGGTTTTCCTGTTTTTCTCGAAGGCGACTCCGCTGCTTTTTGCCAGGCCCACGGGTTATTCTAACCCTCATGTGAGCGATGCGATGCTGCATCAGGCGCATCCGCCGGTAATTGTCCTGATTCTCGATGAGTTGCCGGTGAATTCCCTGCTGGACAGATCGGGTCAGCTAGATGCGGCGCGTTACCCGAATTTTCATGAATTTGCCAATCGCGCCACCTGGTATAAAAATACATATACGGTTGGCGGGTCTACGCTTTGGGCGGTGCCTTCAATTTTAAGCGGTCAGATGCCTTTCAGCGATCCAACGCCTTCTAAAGGGCATTTGTCGGTTAATTTATTTACGCTGCTGTCTAAAACCCACCAGTTTCAAAATGTCATCGAAAAGCACACGAGCCTTTGTCCGCAGTATTTATGTGAACAAAAACGTAAAAAGCCCTTTAAAAAATTGCTGAGTTCATTAAAAGATTTATATTTCGTCTATTCGCATATAATTTCTCCTCCTGCTCTTGCGGCGTCTTTGCCGGATGTCTCGAATAACTGGGGCGATTTTGCGGCCCAGGAGGGTCATCAACAAGGCGATAATACTCAGGCGCATATCCGCCCTGTGGATCCTGATCAGCCGCCGCCGGAGTCAACGACTTCGCATTCTCACGATGGTGCGACTGTCGTGGCCCCGCCTAAAAACCGTTTTCAGGATGTGTTGGGACTGAAGTCTCACCGCGGATTTAAAAAAATAGTTGTAAATCATAAGCGCATGCTGTTTGAGCGCTTTCTGAACCGTATGACGCCGATGAAAGCGGGCGATAAGCCGCCGCTGTATTTTATGCATATTTTATTCCCGCATGTGCCTTATAATTACACGCCATCGGGTCATTATTACGAAACGGGTTATCATAAATATTTTACAAAATGGGAAGATGATCGCGAAATTTATTACGACTATCAGCGCCACCTCATGCAGCTCGGCGCCGCAGACGTCTGGCTCGGACAATTTATCAGTCGATTGAAAGCCCTGGATCTGTACGATCAGTCTATTATCATGCTGGTTGCCGATCACGGCGCAAGCTGGAAAGGCATTGGCCATGAGCGTCGCATGCTGCTTCCCGGCAATTATGAGGATATTTTGCCTGTTCCGTTGCTTATTCATGCGCCGGGCCAGCGACAAGGGCGAATCGTGGATCGGCCTGCGCTGACGATTGATATTTTGCCAACCCTGGCGCAGATGGCCCGTCTGCCGCTGCCCGGCCCCGTTCAGGGGAAATCACTGCTGAGTCAGGATTACCGCCCGCCGACGTCGGTGCGTATTGTCGATAATTTGGGCGAAAAATGGTATACCTTCCCGCTGCCGTCAGCTCAGCAGCGCACCGCCTCTCTCCAGCGGAAAATAAACTGGTTTGGCGACGGCTCGACGGATCGCCTGTACGATTCGGGTCCACATCATGACTTTATCAAAAAGCCTGTCAGCGCCTTGAGAGCGCCCATGGCCTCAGGGCTGGCGTTTCGTTTGGCCGCGCCTGAGCAATTTCTGCAAGTAGACGTTTCTTCTGGACTTGTTCCTTCGCACTTAATGGGTGAAATTATTTCAACAGGCGCTCAAAAATTGCCATCTGATCTGCTGGTGGCTGTAAACGATTCCGTCTGGTGCTCGTATCCCTTGATTAAACCCATGGGCTCTGGCCGTTTGTTCGCCTGTACGCTTCCAGAACAGAGCTTTAAACAAGGTGACAATCGTATTCGTGTTTTCAGCGTAAATTATGCGGCGACTCAGCCTGTCATCCAGGAAATCCCCTTAAAAGATTCGCCGGAAGCGTCGCGCCGATGA
- a CDS encoding DegT/DnrJ/EryC1/StrS family aminotransferase has protein sequence MQGLVTRKLAIHGGEKIRDHYFPGYRTIGAEERQAVQRVMERGVLSRFLGSWHSDFYGGEEIQAFEAEWASYFKVKHAIAVNSATSALYAAVGACGIEPGDEVIVSPYTMSASATAPLTYGAIPVFADIEPQHYCLDAQSVEARITERTRAIIIVDIFGQPYDADAINAIARKRNLKIIEDCAQAPGAKYRERFAGTLADVGVYSLNYHKHIHTGEGGLIVTDNDELAERARLIRNHAEAVLSDQHYGGVREIGEADLVNMIGFNYRMTELEAAIGREQLKKLEGLLNQRVHNTQYLNERLGALPCIEPTRVREGTTHSFYFHPLQFKPEAAEGISRNDFINAVKAELAPSELREGLGVRIACGYLRPLYLQPMFQKRIAFGRNGFPWTSPHYGGSVDYGQGICPVAEQMHFERLFNHELMTPGMTRSDLDDVVRAFEKVWESRDQLR, from the coding sequence ATGCAAGGGCTTGTCACGCGAAAACTGGCGATTCACGGCGGCGAAAAGATTCGCGACCACTATTTTCCAGGCTATCGCACCATCGGGGCAGAAGAACGTCAAGCCGTTCAGCGCGTGATGGAAAGAGGAGTGCTGTCACGTTTTTTGGGAAGTTGGCATAGCGATTTCTACGGTGGGGAAGAGATTCAGGCGTTTGAAGCGGAATGGGCCTCCTATTTTAAAGTAAAGCACGCGATCGCGGTGAATTCCGCCACCTCGGCTTTATATGCGGCGGTGGGCGCATGCGGCATTGAACCGGGCGACGAGGTCATTGTGTCGCCTTACACTATGTCCGCCTCGGCGACGGCCCCGCTGACCTATGGCGCGATTCCGGTTTTCGCGGATATCGAGCCGCAGCATTATTGCCTCGACGCGCAATCGGTTGAAGCGCGTATTACTGAGCGCACGCGCGCCATTATCATTGTGGATATTTTTGGCCAGCCTTACGATGCCGACGCCATCAACGCCATTGCGCGCAAACGCAACCTGAAAATAATTGAAGACTGCGCGCAAGCCCCCGGCGCGAAATATCGCGAGCGCTTCGCCGGAACGCTGGCAGATGTGGGGGTTTATTCTCTCAATTATCATAAGCATATTCATACCGGCGAAGGCGGACTTATTGTCACGGATAACGACGAACTCGCCGAACGCGCGCGATTAATTCGCAATCACGCGGAAGCGGTGTTATCTGACCAGCATTATGGCGGCGTACGGGAGATCGGCGAAGCGGATCTGGTGAATATGATCGGCTTTAATTACCGCATGACGGAACTGGAGGCGGCGATTGGACGCGAACAGCTTAAAAAACTCGAAGGCCTCCTGAACCAGCGCGTGCACAACACGCAGTATTTAAACGAACGTCTGGGCGCGCTCCCCTGCATCGAGCCCACGCGCGTGAGAGAAGGGACCACGCATTCTTTCTACTTCCACCCGCTGCAATTCAAGCCGGAAGCAGCGGAAGGTATTTCGCGCAATGATTTCATCAACGCCGTCAAAGCCGAACTGGCCCCGTCGGAATTGCGCGAAGGCCTTGGCGTGCGCATCGCGTGCGGTTACCTGCGTCCGCTGTACTTACAGCCGATGTTCCAGAAACGCATTGCCTTCGGGCGCAACGGGTTTCCCTGGACGAGTCCGCATTACGGCGGCTCGGTGGATTACGGTCAGGGCATTTGCCCCGTTGCGGAGCAAATGCATTTTGAGCGCCTGTTTAACCACGAACTGATGACGCCGGGCATGACGCGCAGCGATCTCGACGACGTGGTTCGGGCCTTTGAAAAAGTCTGGGAGAGCCGGGACCAGCTGCGATAA
- a CDS encoding GNAT family N-acetyltransferase translates to MPSPTSVHLRLAVETDAESVFNWRNAESTRRYFLDSRPLTLEAHLSWFRRVLINPAQILLIGETADHQPIGVLRYDLTPEGLAEVSIYVVPDQCGKGYGGALLLAGERWLREAHPDVIAVEASVLSENIGSRKAFEKSGYSAALIRYRKSLDRAGGAAL, encoded by the coding sequence ATGCCCAGTCCGACTAGCGTTCATTTGAGATTGGCTGTTGAAACAGACGCTGAGTCGGTTTTTAACTGGCGAAACGCAGAAAGTACCCGGCGTTATTTTTTGGATTCTCGTCCGTTGACGCTGGAGGCGCATCTGTCCTGGTTTCGGCGTGTTCTTATCAATCCCGCCCAAATCCTGTTGATTGGCGAAACGGCGGATCATCAGCCGATTGGCGTGCTGCGCTATGACCTGACGCCGGAAGGCCTCGCGGAGGTTTCTATATACGTCGTGCCTGATCAATGCGGCAAGGGTTATGGCGGCGCCCTGCTGCTGGCGGGTGAGCGATGGCTGCGAGAAGCTCATCCTGACGTTATTGCGGTAGAAGCGAGCGTCTTGTCTGAAAATATCGGCTCTCGAAAGGCTTTTGAAAAATCCGGGTATAGCGCTGCGCTGATCCGTTATCGGAAGTCCCTTGATCGCGCTGGAGGCGCAGCGTTGTGA
- a CDS encoding PIG-L family deacetylase, producing the protein MSRVLALVAHPDDEILGVGGALARHAKRRDEVFVAILAEGVTSRVLSSERASCGEALSALARAARAANDILGVQELVLGDFADNRMDERPRLDVIRFVEGLFQRFQPDIVYTHAAHDVNIDHRRVHEATVTACRPLPGCCVKRLLFFETPSSTEWRPPASATPFAPDWFVDISETLSQKLEALSAYACEMRPWPHARSLEAVTHLARWRGASVGVDAAEAFVLGRMLE; encoded by the coding sequence ATGAGCAGGGTATTGGCGCTGGTTGCCCATCCAGATGATGAAATACTGGGCGTTGGCGGCGCGCTGGCCCGACATGCCAAGCGGCGCGACGAGGTATTCGTCGCGATTCTGGCGGAAGGCGTTACCAGCCGGGTTTTGTCAAGTGAGCGGGCTTCCTGTGGAGAGGCGCTATCGGCTTTGGCCCGCGCCGCCCGCGCCGCTAATGACATTCTCGGCGTTCAAGAACTTGTATTGGGCGATTTTGCGGATAATCGCATGGATGAGCGTCCTCGCCTTGATGTGATTCGTTTTGTGGAAGGCCTTTTCCAGCGCTTTCAGCCCGACATTGTTTATACGCATGCCGCCCATGACGTGAATATAGACCATCGGCGCGTTCACGAGGCGACAGTGACCGCGTGCCGGCCGCTTCCGGGCTGTTGCGTCAAACGTCTGCTCTTTTTTGAGACCCCATCGAGTACCGAGTGGCGCCCCCCCGCCTCAGCTACGCCGTTTGCGCCGGATTGGTTTGTGGATATCTCTGAAACGTTGTCCCAAAAGCTCGAAGCGCTGTCGGCTTATGCTTGCGAGATGCGTCCATGGCCGCACGCGCGCTCGCTGGAGGCGGTCACCCATCTGGCGCGCTGGCGCGGCGCTTCGGTCGGCGTGGATGCCGCTGAAGCCTTTGTTTTGGGTAGAATGCTCGAATGA
- a CDS encoding glycosyltransferase, whose translation MSRIFLFSRDPGGARALIPLLEPLAAQGFEALLYGKDFALGCYQQAGFSGLELPPDVSPGELASFMGRLAPDCIVTGTSADDFTEKWLWRAASQFNIPSIAILDQWMNYGVRFSSGGLSDAVHDRDYTPDRIALMDAFARAEMLALGFEPQTLVVTGQPYFQWIHERSRTWTPQDVQTLRNQLGIPLDARALTFASQPLETLYEGRSPYGYSEVTTLTAILTALQTLLDDPQMPPICLIVKLHPREAPDRLASVIRAWSHPKLRIMLNRETDPDEMIAVSDVVIGMFSMLLIEAFMACKPIVSAQLNLTGDDPFVLSRRGYVCAITSQEALLAELRGLLLNPPASLPALDWIQTPTQNVIHLIQSLTTNG comes from the coding sequence ATGTCCCGAATTTTTTTATTTTCTCGCGATCCTGGCGGCGCTCGCGCGCTGATTCCCCTGCTGGAGCCCTTGGCGGCTCAGGGATTTGAGGCGTTGCTCTACGGCAAAGATTTCGCCTTGGGGTGTTATCAGCAAGCCGGATTCAGCGGTCTTGAACTTCCGCCAGACGTTTCGCCCGGCGAGTTGGCTTCATTTATGGGGCGCCTTGCGCCCGATTGCATAGTCACCGGTACCAGCGCAGACGATTTTACCGAAAAATGGCTATGGCGCGCCGCGTCTCAATTTAATATTCCCAGTATTGCGATTCTCGATCAATGGATGAATTATGGCGTCCGATTTTCCTCTGGCGGCTTGTCGGACGCCGTACATGATCGCGATTATACGCCGGATCGCATCGCGCTGATGGATGCCTTTGCCCGCGCCGAAATGCTGGCCCTGGGTTTTGAGCCGCAGACGCTCGTTGTTACCGGGCAACCTTATTTTCAGTGGATTCACGAACGCTCGCGCACCTGGACGCCTCAAGATGTTCAAACCCTTCGCAATCAGCTGGGAATTCCACTGGATGCGCGCGCGCTGACGTTCGCGTCTCAACCTCTGGAGACTCTGTACGAAGGGCGCTCCCCGTACGGTTATAGCGAGGTGACGACTTTAACGGCTATTCTGACGGCGCTGCAAACTTTGTTAGACGATCCGCAGATGCCGCCGATTTGTCTAATTGTTAAATTACACCCGCGAGAAGCGCCGGACCGTCTGGCGTCTGTCATACGCGCATGGTCTCACCCAAAATTGCGCATCATGTTGAATCGTGAAACCGACCCCGACGAGATGATTGCAGTCTCAGACGTTGTTATCGGTATGTTCTCGATGTTATTGATTGAAGCGTTTATGGCATGCAAGCCCATTGTAAGCGCGCAATTAAATCTGACAGGAGACGATCCGTTTGTATTGTCACGAAGAGGGTATGTCTGCGCGATTACTTCTCAGGAGGCGCTTCTGGCCGAACTGCGCGGCCTGTTACTGAATCCGCCTGCTTCTTTGCCTGCACTTGACTGGATCCAGACGCCGACGCAAAACGTGATACATCTGATTCAGTCGCTGACGACGAATGGATGA